DNA sequence from the Novipirellula galeiformis genome:
CGCGTGATTCCTCTCGTGATGCCTCACGGCTTTCCGTGTTCGTTTCGCTCGCTCTTTCGATTGTGGATTCGCGAGACGATTCCTCACGCGACGATTCACGATCGACCTTTTCCGACCGACTAACTGATTCATCCGGCTCAGGCCTGGCCTTTGGTCCCGATGCGTCCGACGATGGCTCACGCACGATCTCACGCACGACTTCACGCGAAGTGTCTCGTGAGTGGTCGGTTGCTTGCCGTGACTCCTGGCGGCTCTCGCGGTCGCGATCAGCTCGCGCAGTGTGCGTCCGCTGGTCGTCTCGTTCGGTTTCGGTTTGGTGGTCCGCTCTTACGCGATCACCAGCGGTGCGAGTGCTCTGTCGATCGTCTCGGCTTGACTTGGTGTGCGACTCAACCCGCTCGCTTCGTTCGATACGGCTAGCGGCCCGGCCAGCAAAGAATCCGACCAGTGAACGAGCGATGTCTCGCGGGGACAACCAGTTTTTGACGCCTCGCAAGGCATTGCCAAGCTCGCGAAAGTCGTCTCGCTTTGGGTCGTCTGGCGGGGTCTCGGATTTCGCATCAGGGCCTGGCGGCTCGGCTCGATCGACCGAAGCATTATTCTCTGGTGTACCTCCGTCCGGTCGCTCCGTCCGATCAGGAGGCGTGAGCGTTGACCGATCGTTGATCTCCGTCGCCTGCCGGTTGATCAGCAACGCGAGGTCCCGAATGATCCGGTCTAGATTCGCGTCGATGTCGCGACTTGACGCCGGGCTTGAGTTCCCCGTGCGTTCCCCTTGGTGATCGCTGGCCCGGGTCGGCTCATCGCTTTCCCATGGCTGCGATTCTCGGCTACCTGTCGCCTCGGGTGTGTGCGGACGGGTAGCAGTGCCAGCGTCTGCGGCTCGATCCGAAGCGGTGGTTGATGTTTCACCGCCATCTACCAATACAACTTCGATCTGAGTGGACAAGGGAAGGCTTTACATGCGAGAGGGTTTGGCTATCGAGCGATCTGTTTTGCGAGATCCTTGACGCTCGCGTTGAATTTATCGTTCACGATCCCCCACACCCTCGCGGCCACCGTTGGCGTTGCGACAGGGCAGCCAATCGCCACCAACTCCTTGCCAAGGTCGGCGAAGAAAGCAGCGTTGCCCTGGATGATGCCGGACTTCTGGACAAGCTTGTGCTTGTCCTCGATTCGTTCGCACGTGAGCTTGACTGTGATTAAGTCAGTATCCCACGAGTGGGACTTCTCCCCATCACGAAACACAAATGAGAGGTTTCCAGAATCGAGTTCGATCGGCTTGGGCATACTTCTTATCAGGGGAGAGGGGAGCAATGGGGACACGCAACGATCTGTTGCTTGCCAACTAGGCAACGGTTCCAAATAGTCCAGTGGACATTTCTGGGTAGATCCGCTGGCGAATCGGAACCTCGCGAAGGTCGGGAGCGAAAAGGATTTCAACGGGGAACCCTTCCGCCAAGATCGCGAGCGGCAACGTGATCGTAGATGGCCCGTCCTCGGATGCTGACGTGCCACTGACTGCGGTCAACACGAGAGACTTGGCGATGGGTGTGCCTTCGGATGAGCCATCACCACGCACCACCAGCTTGCCGATCTTCCCAAGTGTCAGTGCCGTGCCTGGGGTGCTGGCAAACGGCTCGGAGCATTCCGCCACGGCAGCCGCCAACGCTTCGATCAACCGATAGCTAATGAATTGCTCACGACCACGGTACACGGCATCTTGCGGGGTGTCACCGCCAGCATCGCCAGTGATGAGCCGCTGAAAGAATTGATGCGACAGCGTAAAGCCCTCGGCGGTTTGGCCGAGTGCCTTGGCGTTATAGGTCGCGGTGTATTGGCCTGCTACAAAGTTACCGGACATGGTGCGATCTCAAAATCTAAAATTGAAATGGTGAAAAAACTTGCGGCGAAAATTCTTAGTAATCGCCTTCGTCGTCGTTGTCGTCAGGTACTTCGGGGAGCCGGTCGGCAGCCGCAAGCAACTGGTCTTGGCTGACCTGCTGTCGCTTCGCCTTTTCAATCAGGCTCATGCCCTTGGGGTGGATTAGGAGCAGCGATTCGGCTTTCGCGAGACAACCAGGGCAGTTCGCGACCTTCGGGTTGTCAGTCACCGCTTCGTCGTTCGAGACCGTGGCGAGATATGCTCGCTTTGAGTCGCAAGCGATCACGTAGCGAACGCCGCCGTTGCCGCGGACTGGGCCATCGGGGTCGGGAACCAGCATGTGCGTGAGCGTCATCACACCGACCATGGGTGCAGAGTTCGCGCCGCATTTCGGGCAGGAGAACAAGTCGTGCTCAACCTTGAACCGAAATTCTTGGTTTGATTTTTCGCGGCAGCGAGGGTTCCGGCAAAAGCCGGTCACTGGCTGGCTTAAAACCCGATCTTCGGGAACAATGATACCGCTCATGCTTGTTGCCTTCGTGTCATGACAAATCGTGCGCCAGAGAATTTCACACCCCGACGAATCGCAAGCGTTGGATCACCCTTTGCGGTGCTGCTTGCTGCGTCGTAGGGGTCTTTGAAAACCGGCTGGGGTTTAGTGTCGGCGGAGTCAAATTTCAGCGGCTCCAGGAAACCTTCGCGGCTGCCGAGGGTGCTGATATTTGAGGTCGCCAGGTTCATTGGTTCGTAGCGAAAATCAATCGCGTCCATCACTGCCGTTAGGTCGGCATTAAGTCCGCGTGTCCTCTCGAGCAAAACGCTGCGTCTGCGATCGCGTGGTACGTCACCCATCCGGTGATAGACGACCACGCGGACCGACAACAACAGGTCAATCGCTCCGCCGCTTCGCGCGTGATGCTTGCCAGCGACAAGCCCAGCGGACGAAACGCTAAAGTGCTTCGCCGACGAAATCGCCGGTACTGTTTCGTCATCTAGCTCAACATCGCATTGGCTCTCATTGAGTTTCAGTTTCGTTCGCAACGTATCGCGGACAGCCTCAAGCAAGGCGGTTTCGGCTTCAATCATGCCTGCCCCCAATTGCGTGCTCAAGTGCAATCGTGATTGCTCGTTCTCCGGTCAACGCCCATCGGTCACGCCACACCTGTGGAGCCTCGCCTTTCGGCAAGAATGGTCGCTTTCCGTTTTGATGAGCAGCTGCGTAAGGGACGTTCGTCCCCACGATCACGCCGCCCAAAATCGTCTTAAATATCTGATCGGAGTTGCTGCCAACTTCGCCCGGCGAGAGGCTGTTGAGCAGCACGCCAGTGTCTCGCAAAATCTCGTGAGGAATGTTCGCATACTCAGCAATCTTCGTCTTGCCGCCCTCTGCTTTGACTGTCGCCCACGCGATTTTCGCCGCCCTCGCCTTCGCGGCCCCCAGCGGCATTGAAGCCGCAAATCGAGCCAACCGAGTGCCGTAAATCTCTCGCCATCGTTTGAGTTGTCGCCTGGTCAGCAAGCCATCCTTGCCACCCGGTGCGTGCCCCTTTCCTTTGGGTGCTCGGCGTCCGTAGGCTAAGGTTGCCGGTGCGAGCGGAGGCCATTTAACCCCGTCCTCTCCGGTGCCGCCTTTTGCCTTGCGAACGAAGTCGTCGTGAATGTCGGACAGGGCGGCCATGCCGATCGAACGGTGAACGCCCTGTGCTAAAATCGCGTGCGACGCGCCACGCCCGGTCAAGCTTTGAATCACTTGACGTACAAGCGTGGCAGCGTCAGCACGCGACCCCCTGAAGTACACTTTAGCCATCGTAAAACACCGCCGATTTCGCTTCGTCACGTTCTCGCGTGCTCGGCTCTGGGCTGCTCGATTGCCGAACCACACGAATGCGTTCGTTGCGATACCTACGGTCAACGGTGAGGTTTGAAAATGTAGGTTCGTTGCCCGGTTTCTGAGGCAGTCCCGGCAGTTTGTATCTCCCCGATGCAAGGCGAGCCAGGAAGCCAGTGTCAGGGTCTACGATGCGATGGAACTCCATCTCGAGCGATTCGGGAGGCATATTTCCACGACGGAGGCAAAGCGATCGGCAAGCCATCACCACCGCCCAGTCATTAAGTGTTGCGTTGCCGACCAAGCGACTCTCTTCGTACCGTCTCAGTGCCGAGGCGTCGATTTCTCGCGATGCCCGCCCGATGCAATCGTCCACAATCCCGCTGTCACCGAATCCGTCATCGTCGTGATCCGAAAATGCCGTCACTCCGTCTGCGGAGAGATAGCGATTCAGGTCATCGGCGGTGCAATACAAATTCATTTGTCATCGGGCGTGGGGAATACAAATCTGTTTGTCGAAAACCGCAGTCAGCGGCTTAGAATTCGACCGTCGCGTAAGCGGTGCTGGCTGGCACATGGTTAACGATCATCGAGTTATCTAGAGCAAAAATGTCAGTGCTCGTTGGGTTGGATCGCTTCACACTCCACGAGGCCAAGCCGACCTTGACGCTCTCGGGGCCACCATCACGCTCGGCAATCGGCTCGCTGCCTTCGTAGCACGAAATGGTGTTATCCGATGGATTGTGGCCAAGGAATAACGCGTTGCTGTCACCCACGTACTTGGTGAATGTCTCCGCACCGGGTGCTCCGATGTCCAACCCTTCGTCGGTGATGTACCACACCACGTCGGGATAGACGCTCAGGCGAGCGCGATAAACATTTTGCATCGTCGCACCCACCGCAGGGTCAAGCGAATCTCGCTCAAGCACGACAAACGGAGGCGTTGCCGAGCCGTGGACTGCCGCGACGTGCTCATTGTTGATCACATAGTTCCAGACCTTTGTTCCGCAAACCACCGCATGCAGGTGTCCACCACAAAGCTGCTGGAACGCTGCGTTGATCTTGCCGACATGGCCGGGGATGTCGGCTGTGGTCGTCGACCATTTTGTATCGATAATGTCGCCGGTGCCGAGCATGTTGAGCTTGGACTTATTGCCGGATGGCATTCGTGCCGCCACGTTGCCGATCTGCTGTCCACCGCCTGCGAAGTCGAAGAACGCAGTATCGTCCTGCCGGTTGATGTAGAGCGAATCGCGAAGCGTGCCGACCAGCATCGCCAAACGGAAATTGCTAGCCAATTGGCTCAGCGTAGTCGTTTGGCGGCGGAGCATGTCTGCCCCCGCACGGTCACGAGTGGCGGGGTCATCGATGCGACCAAGGTTGTGCAGCATCTCCGCCAACATCGAGACGCTATCGTGCATCCGAGCGTAAGTGAAATTCACCCGCCCAACACCTTGAGGATTACGCCGAGCAGCTGCGGAGCCTGGGGCCGTCAATTGCCCAACGGCTCGCACGTTGTTGTAGATGTGATAGCTGCCCTCGCGACCATGGCCAAGGTTCTCGATCGACGACCCACCGGGCTGGCAACCGAAAAGACTCAGCAACCAATTGCTCGTTGCGGCCTGGCGGCTGACAACGCGGGTGAGGGTTTGAGGCGAAAGCAAGGATTGTAGAGCGACCATGGTTCTTTACTGTCTATCGGTTGAGTTGGATCTGTTAAGGCGACTGCGTGTGCGAGTGGTTAAGTCTCAGGCTCAGGCTCAGGAATCACCAGTGGCGAAGCGACGCCGCAAAGCTCGTGAGACAATCGGAAGAACTTGAGCTTCAACGCCGCCACGGTCACATCTTCATCGTCGTGGCCAATCATCGAATCGCCGAGGATCAAGAGCCGGTCTGACTTCACGGGAGCAGACACAATCACAGGGCAGTAGCGATCAACCGCAACGCCAAGCTCGTCGGTCATCCGCAGTTCGACAGGTAGGACGCCGTAGGGCACTTCGGTTCCGTCCTCAGCATCAGGGTCGTACTGTTTGAGCTTTCCGGTCGCGGTGACAAGCCCCAGGATCAAGCCTTGTCGCAAGACGGCGGTTGGAGTGTTTCCAGCGTCACGAGATGCCGAGTCAATCGCGTGAGCACTGCTCTTGAGCACCTCGATTCGCGATTCGTCGCCACCCCAAAGGAGGTCAGTCATCGTCGCGAATGATGCGTTAGAGCTGCCGGGGATTCCGAATTGTCCGCTATTCATAATGTTTCAACTAAAGGCGTTCGAGTTGTCTTCAAACCGCAGGTCTGTCACTGCCGCAAGCCCGCTGCCGAATCAACGACAACGGGCTTACGAAGCTAACACGGCCTTTCGACGGAGCAGCAGCGTGTTTTATTGAGGCTTACTTATGACTTTCCTAGAACGAAATCGGCAGCTTTATCGGCGTCCACTTGCTCGCCGGATGCATTAAAGTCGACCGGGCCGGGGTGATCGGCAACGCTCATTCGCGTCAATCTCTGCTCGCTCGACCAGAAGGTTCCCTGTGGCACCTCTTTGCGTGAATCAATCCAGGCTTCCAGGCTGCTTTGCAGCGGCTCCCCCTTGTCGTCGAGACTCAGCTTGATCACGCCGACTTGGCTGGCTCGGTCCTTATGCTCGGCGGGAGTGCATCGACCCGAATTCAACAGGGCATCGAGTTCGGTCTTGACGGCAGCGCGGTGCGTTCGTTCGCCGAATGCCAGGGCTTGTTTCGCTTGCAAGCTCATCGTTGCAATCTGGGGGTCAACCACGGTTTTTTCTTCTGCCGGTTTGTTCGGATCTGGCATTTCTTCGATTCCTTGGGATGCGATCGCGGTCAAAAGCGCCACGTTGATTCGGTCAATAAAATTCGTGCCGGTCGTGTCTTCAGGAAGAACGATTCCGACCTTGGCGAGCTGCTCCACGACAGACGAGACGGTAGCCGAGGTGTTGACATCAGCTTCCTCGGTTTCCTCATCCTCTTCCTGGCCTTCGTCACCCTCTTCGCCTTCGTCCGACTCCTTCTCAAACGGTTTGCTATTCACTCCGAAGCGAATTGCACAGCAAACAACATCATCGACCACTTCTTCCGCGTCGGATTGGCTGTGGTCTACCGGATGCACAACGGCGTCCAGATGGGTGATGCAGTCGCTATAGAGGTTGCCTGCGCCGTCTGCCCAGTTCGAAAAGAACACTGGCGACACCTTGACGACGTTGTTTGCGAACTTTCGCTCAGCGTCAGGATCGCGAGTTTCGAAGGATACGGTCGCGCTGTTTCCATCACTGGCGACGTCGAAGCCAGACATTCGACCGATCGCATTCTTGGCCGATCGCTCTTTGCGTTCGTAGAGATCCATCGCAACCGGCGTCAACTCCTCGAGATTCGAGGAGTGATCCCAGTGCATGGGGATGACTTGTCCAGCGTCGGTCATCCGCTTGAATTGCTTCGACCAGTTGGCGAGACGATCGCGAGTGACTTTCATCTCTCCGTCAGGTGAGCGATAAGTGCCGATCGACAACATTTGTTTGCGGAATTTCTTAGCCATGCGTGAAGGATGGCAAAGATTCGCGGACGGTCAAACAAATCCCGCACGTGAATCACGTGAGTCACGCGATGCGCGAAAAACACTTCCCTTCGCAATCGATCAGGGAGAAAAAACGGTCAGGATTTTATCGATCTCGCTTTTTCGAATGCCAGGCAATCCCGACGGATGCCGAGCAGCCTTCAGCAGTCCATCCTTGACCCAGCGGCCAACGGTTGAGCGGTGCTTGCCGATCATCTTGCCAGCTTCGGTGTAAGTCAGAATGGGGTCGTCCTTGTGCGTTGGTGGTGCTTTTGCTTCGGTGCGTTGTTCTTTGTTGCGGCTCATCGGTATCCTTTGTTCGGCGGTATCACTCCGCCCCACGTGCTGCTCTTTGCGCGGGCCACGTAGCTCGCGTAACTTGCGATGTCAATCTGATCCGAGGTTTCCTTTGGCAACCCAGTCCATGCCAGCATCTCTCTCCTAAACGGTGGCACCCATGGTTCATCGGAATCGGGGATCAGCAACAGTCCGTCTTCGACCATGGAGAGCATACCCGATGCAATCGCGCGTTCCAACTTCGCACCACGACTTGTGTCATCCATTCCCGGTATTTTTGGCCCAATCAACTCGATGCTGCGACCTTTAACCTCCTTCGACAACGGTTGGCCGTAATGAGCGTTCTCGATGTAAACCTTCGGGCAGTTCCACGTTTCGAGCACACTTGGCACGCGAATCTTCAATTGGTTCCAATCCACGCGATCACGCCACACGTACCGTGCCAAAAGAATTCTCTTGGGTGGGTAAAAATCGAAGATCCCGCACACTGACCAGCTTGGCGGGTCGCCCCGTTTCTCGGCTGCTTTTTCCTTCGAGGTTCCGGCTGTGTCGATGGTCGCAAACCTCCGGCACGCCGATTTAGGGATCCTGATCAATTCGCCGCCGAGCAGCACCTCGTAGTAATCCTCGCAAATCGTGTAAGTCTTGAGCCAGCTCGAATCGATGAGTGTCCCCTCGCTCGACAGCCAGTTGCCTTTGAGCAGTCG
Encoded proteins:
- a CDS encoding phage protein Gp36 family protein codes for the protein MNLYCTADDLNRYLSADGVTAFSDHDDDGFGDSGIVDDCIGRASREIDASALRRYEESRLVGNATLNDWAVVMACRSLCLRRGNMPPESLEMEFHRIVDPDTGFLARLASGRYKLPGLPQKPGNEPTFSNLTVDRRYRNERIRVVRQSSSPEPSTRERDEAKSAVFYDG
- a CDS encoding head decoration protein, translated to MTDLLWGGDESRIEVLKSSAHAIDSASRDAGNTPTAVLRQGLILGLVTATGKLKQYDPDAEDGTEVPYGVLPVELRMTDELGVAVDRYCPVIVSAPVKSDRLLILGDSMIGHDDEDVTVAALKLKFFRLSHELCGVASPLVIPEPEPET